The nucleotide sequence GCGCCCCCACTTCCCTCCGGAGAACCGCCGATGTTTACCCTCGTCATCGCAGGTGCGTTGCTGCTGAGCCCCGCCGATACCGTGGATCGTGCGTCGGCGATCGGACCGCGCGACGTTCCGGTCGGGATTGGTATGACGACCCGTGAGGAGCGCGCCGTGGACGGGCTCAGCCTAGGCTTCGCGCTATCGCCAGCGGATACCGTGCGCCCCCGCGCCAAAGCGGTGGAAATCTCCGAGGGGTACGAGACGCGGCTCCAGATTCACAAGTTTGCGAGCTATGCGACGGTGCCGCTCTTTGCCGCGCAGTATCTCGCGGGCACCGCCATCTGGGACGCCGACCGGAGTGGAAAAGTGCGGCCGCAGTGGGCCACCAACGCCCATCGCCCACTCGGGTACGCGCTCGGTGCGCTCTTTGCCGCGAACTCGGTGACGGGGGCGATGAACTGGTGGGAGACGCGCGGCAATGAAAAAGGGCGCACCTGGCGGACGATTCACGCGGCGCTCATGCTCGCGTCCGATGCTGGGTTTGCCGTCGCGGGCAACCTCGGCTCGCAGGCGCGGTTCGATTACAGCAAGCAATCGGCGCACCGCACGTGGGCGCTCACCTCGATGGGCGTGGCGCTCGCGAGTTACGTGATGATGTTGGAGCCGCTCCGCCGCGATTGATCGCGGCGGGGGCGTTAGTCGCCCGCGAGGTCGGCCCAGCGGGCCAAGGCCTTGTCGAGTGTTTTGAGCGCGTCGGTGAGCTCGCGGTCGAGCTGTCCGGCGCGTTTGGCATTCGTAGACGATCCATCATAGAGCGCGGGGTCAGCGAGCGCGTCGCGCAGGTTGTTAACCGTCAGCTCAAAGCGTTGCACCTCTTTTTCAGCGAGCGCGACCGCCTTTTGATTGGTGCGCCGCGTGGCGTGCTCCACGGCCTGCGACGACGCATTCCTTTTTGCGCGTGCCTTTTCCTGTTCCTTGCGAGAGTCGCTCGCGAGTGCGGCGGCCGCGCGCTCCGCGAGGGCGGCATCTTTTTGTATCCGTTCCCATTCAACGAACGGGCCGCCAAAGTCCGCGAGGCGTTCCCCATCGAACGCCCAGACGCGCGTGGCCAGTTCGCGAAGCAGCGCGCGGTCGTGGCTCACGAGCAACACCGTGCCGTCGTATTCGTCGATCGCGTCTTCGATGGCTTCGATTGACTCGACGTCGAGGTGGTTGGTGGGTTCGTCGAGCACGATCAGGTTGGCGCGCTGCAGGACGATCACCGCCAGCGCGAGTCGTGCCCGTTCGCCGCCGGAGAGTGTGCGCGTGGAGCGAAACACTTCTTCGCCGGAGAAAGTGAAGGCGCCGAGGTGGTTCTGAATGGCGCCGCGCGTCCAGAGCGGGCGGAGGTCGCCGATGACGTCATAGAGCGAGCGATCGAGCGGGAGCTGATCGAGATCCTGACGGAAATACGCGGCGGTGACGGAGCCGCCCAGTTTGGCTTCGCCGCCCTGTGGTTCGCGTTCGCCGAGGAGTGTTTTGATGAGCGTGGATTTTCCAGCGCCGTTGGGACCCACGAGGGCAATGACATCGCCGCGATTCGCGGTGGCGGTGAAGTCGAGCACGAGGGTGCGTCCCTCCACGCCAACGGTGAGGTGGTCCGCGATGAGCGCGCGGTCGCCGCCGCGCTCATGGATTTCGAGCCGTAGCGTCATCGCGCCGTCTTCGCCTGGTGGCGGCGTCAGGCGCGGTAAACGCGCGAGGCGTTTGCGGCGTCCCTTGGCCTGCGAGCTGTTTTGCCCGGCAAGGTTGCGGCGGATGTAGTCCTCTTCCTTGTTGACCATCTTCCGCTGCTGATCGGCCTGCCGCTCCTGTGCGAGGCGGCGTTCGGCGCGCTGCTGTACGAACGCCGAGTAGCCGCCGCGATAGGTGACGCCGGTGCCGCTCTCGAGGTGGATGACGTGGTCGGCCACTTCGTCGAGGAAGGCGCGGTCGTGGCTGATGACCATCACGGTCTCATTGAGATCGCGCAAATAGTCCTGCAGCCAGAGCGTGGTCTCGAGATCGAGGTGGTTGGTCGGTTCGTCGAGGAGCAGAAGATCGGCGGGGGCCACGAGCTGTGCAGCGAGTCCCACGCGACCGCGCTCGCCACCGGAGAGTGTGGAGAGGAGACGGGTTTTGGCGTCATCGGCGTCGAAGCGGAGTCCCTGCAGTACGGCATCCACGCGGGCGTGAAAGGTGTAGCCGCCTTCGTGTGCGAATGTTTCGAGGTCGTGACCGTACTTCGCGAGCATCGCCGGCGTGGCTTTTTCGCCGAGTTCGGCGAGCTGGGCCGCCTGTTCGGCCAGCGATAGTTCGAGGGCGAGGAGGTCAGCAAAGGCGCGGGCCGTGGCATCCCACACCGTGGTGGCTTCGCCAAAGTCACGATGTTGGTCGAGGAGCGAGATGCGCATCCCCGGCTGCCGTGCAATGGCGCCCTTGGAGGGGGCGAGCTTGCCGGTGATGATCTTGAAGAGCGAGGTCTTGCCACAGCCATTACGACCGACGATCCCCCAGCGCTCCCCAGCAGCGACGGTAACCGTCACATCGCGGAGGAGGGTGGTGGAGCCGAATTCGATGGCGATTTCAGAGAGGGAGAGCAGGGTCACGGGGGAAAGATTGCCGCGTGCAGGTGGCATGGGTACTGGCGAGGAACGAATCCGCGCTCGGCGGTTTAGATTAAACAATCGGCCCCCCGCCACCCGAACGCCGGCACCTATGTTCGTTCTGCTTGTTGCGTTGTCGCTATTTGGCCGGGATACGATTCTGGTCCAAGCTGAGCCGCCAGGCACCGTTCCGGCATTTCCGGCGGTCAGTTCGTCGCCCGCGGCGGGCACCTCGGGCATCGCAACCTTGGCGCCTTCGCTCCCAATGTCACCGTTGTTGGGGGCTGGAGCGGTGCCAAGTCTGGCGTCCGACACCACGCCACGCCGTCCGCGCGTGAAAGCGGTGGAATACAGCGACCTGTACGAGACGCGCGTCGCGATTCATAAATTTGCGAGCTACGCGACGATTCCGTTGTTCATCGGTCAGTACCTCACGGGGCAGACGTTGGTCACCAAGGGGACGGACAGTCCTCAATGGGTGAAGAGTGTGCATCCCATGCTCGCGACCGGCGTAGCGGCGCTGTTTGCCGCCAATACCGTCACCGGGGCCTGGAACTGGTGGGATTCGCGTGCGGACCCCGCTGGGCGCACGTGGCGCACCGTGCACTCTGCGCTCATGCTGCTCTCGGACGCCGGATTTGTGTATGTCGGCTCGATTTCAGAAGAAGCAAAATATTCTGGGTCGGCGCGTGACCGACATCGGTCCGCCGCGATCATTTCTGGTAGCACCGCGCTGCTCTCGTATGTGATGATGCTCTCGCCCTTCCGGCAGGATTGACGATGTCGGACGCGACGACAGGACGCTGCAGCGGTTGCGGCGGACTCGACCGCCGTACCTTCCTGTCGCAGGCGACGCTTGCGACGGTGGCGGCGTTGCTCGCCGACGCATGCGGAACCGGCGTGTGGGATCCAGTCTCGCCGCAGGCGAACGTGGTGCCGTCGAGCGGGCTGAGTTTTCGGTTGGCCGACTATCCTGCGCTCGCCAGCGTGGGTGGGATGGTGACGGTCCACACGGCGACTGGTGGGCCGATGGCACTCGTCCGATCGGCGACGAGTACTTTTGTCGCGCTGTCGTTGGTTTGCCCGCACCAGGGGACGACGGTGACGGTGCAGGGTAGCGGCTTCTTCTGCCCGAATCACGGCGCCAAGTTTTCGGCGACCGGTGTGTGGACCGGTGGTCAGGCGACGGCCAATCTCACATCGTACCCGGTGACCTACGACGCGGCGGCCGGCACGCTGGTGATTGCGGCGCCGGCGCAGACCACGCCAGCGACGCCTGTGGCGAACGGTTCGCAGTTACTCGTCACGCTGGCAAATGTGCCGGCGCTGGCGGTGGTGGGTGGAATCGCCCGTGTGGATGGCAACTCCTCGCGGCCGGTGGCGCTCGTGCGTACGGCGCAGAGTAGCTATGTGGCCCTGTCGATGCGTTGCCCGCACCAGGGGGCCACGGTGTCCATTCAGGGTGGCGCCTTCAACTGCTCGCGGCACGGGGCGCGCTTTTCTTCCACGGGGCAGTGGCTCAGCGGCCAGCGGACGTCGAACCTCACGCAACTGGCGGCCGTGTATGACGCAACAAAGGGGACCGTCACGATTACGGTGACAGGGGCGGGAACCACCTCGGGCGGCGAACGGGACCCCTAGTATTTCGCCGGATTGAACAGGCTGCGGCTGTTTCGCGTCTATATATTTGACCTCGCGTCGCGCCGATCCCTCCCCGGCCGCGTCGCCGACCTGCACTGGGACTCACGATGTCGATTGTTCAGACGATTGCGGACGCCGCAAAGCCATGGGCGGATATCTATTCGCACTCCAAAGCTGTTTCTGCCGCGGTCACCTACGCGCACCTCGGGGCGTTATTGATCGGCGGCGGGTTTGCGGTGGCCTCGGATCGCGCGGCGTTGCGTGCCCGCACGGCGGACGCCGATGAGCGCCGTCGCGTGCTGCGTGACTTTGCTGGTATTCACCGCCCGGTAGTGGCCGCGATGAGCATCATGGTGGTGAGCGGCCTGCTCATGATGCTGGCTGACGCCGAGACCTTTTTGGTGTCGCCGGTGTATTGGCTGAAGATCGGGCTCTTTGTGGTGTTGCTCGCCAACGGCTACAACGTGATGCGTACGGAGCAACGGCTCAGTCTCGACCCGTCGCCGTCGAATCCGCTCTGGAAACGGTTCACGATGGGAGCGGTCGCAAGCCTCGTGCTCTGGCTGACGACGACGCTCGTTGGCGTCGTGTTGGTAAGCGCCAGCTAACCGGGGATGACCACGTTGAAACCAGAACACAACCGCGAGAGCGGAGCGTCCTGCACGAGTTGTGACGTGGGGCGGCGCATGTTCTTGCGTGATGCCGCCACCGCCGTGGCGTTGCTCGCCGTTGCCGGCACACCGGCGGCGGCGCTGCCCGTGCGCTTCATTGAATCGCTGGGGCGCGCAGGGAAAGAGGTGACCTATCCCATTCCGGCCGCCGACGGCGTGAACGTGGACAAGGACAACGACGCGTTCATTGTGCGTACGGCGGGCAAGGTGTTCGTGATGGCGGTGACCTGTCCGCACCAGAACAGCGCGCTCAAGTGGCTCGACGGCGATCGGCGTTTTCAGTGCCCGAAGCACAAATCCAAGTACACGGCCGAAGGCGTGTTTATCGAAGGGCGTGCGACGCGTTCGATGGATCGCTTTGCGGTGCGCAAGGCGGGCACTACGGTGGTGGCCGATCTCGACAAGCTGTACGAAGAGGACCAGGATGGTGCCAAGTGGAAAGAGGCGTTCATCCCGGCGTAATATCCGGCGGCGCGGCGCGGAGCGGCGCGCCGCGGTAGCGATGCGAGTCGGGTGATAGAAAGACAGAAGGGGCGCCGTCTCAGACGGCGCCCCTTCTTATTGCTAGTGCAGATTGCCTACTCTTCGATCGGCAGCGGCACGGATAGTTTGCCGCTCTCCAGCGCTGCGAGGGCGAGCGCGGAGAGGCGCGCGTCCTGATTCTTTTCGAGCGCACGTACCGCGCGCCGTGCGCGCCGCATGGCCATCGGCACGAAGATGCGCGTATGGTCGATGTCGGCCGCGGCACCGGCCTCGCCCTTCGCGGCGATCGCGGAGGTGGCGCGTGCGAGTGCGGCGGTCGAGAGGTAAATGTCGATCACCGCGTTGGCCATCCGCTCCTGGAGGAACTGGCGCTCGATGATATTCTTGCCATGCTCAATGAGTGCCTTCTCAACGTTCAGCGCGAGGTCGTGGATCACCGTGGTGACCATGTCGGCCTCCTCGGAGAACATCGGGTGCATCTTCGTGAACTCGGGCTTCACGAGCTGACGTTTGACGCGCCCGCCGATGTACGAGCCGATAGCGCCGAGCGAGTTGATGGGATCCTTGAAGGCCTTGCCGATGGCCTTGAGGTGCTCGCCGGGCTGCTGTAGGCCGCTCAGCGCGATGAGTGCGCGCAAGATTTCGTTGGTGCCCTCAAAAATCAGATTGATGCGCGAGTCGCGCAACGCGCGCTCGTACGGGTAATCTTTGGAGTAGCCGATGCCGCCGGCAATCTGCTGGGCGTCGCTGGAGGCGCGAAAGACGAGTTCCGATCCATACACTTTGCACGCCGCCGTCTCAAGCGAAAAATCGATGCCGCCGCGGTCCACCATCGCGGCCGTGAGCATCCAACCGGCATCCGAGGCATAAATATCGGCGGCGCCAATGGCGAACTTGCGCTGGAGCATTTCAAACGAGCCGATGGGGCGCCCGAACTGTTCGCGTTGTTTGGCGTAGGCCAGCGCCATTTCCAGCACCCGTTGTGCGCCGCGCGTGGAGGCGGCGGCGAGGCCAAGGCGGCCGCTATTGAGAATCTCGAGGGCGATTTTGAAACCGTGCCCCACATCGCCGATGCGGTCTTCGACCGGCACTTTCACATTGACGAAGCTGATGGTGCGTGTGTCGCTGGCTTTGATTCCCATCTTTTGCTCAGCGGCACCTAGCGTGATGCCGGCGGCGTGCGCATCCACGATGAACGCGGTGACGCGCTGCTTGATCTTGCCGTCCACCTCGACGGCCACTTTTGCGAAGACGGTGAAGAGGCCCGCGTAGCCGGCGTTGGAGATCCAGATTTTTTCGCCGTTCAGCAGGTAGTGCGTGCCGTCGGCGCTGAGTTCGGCGGTGGTGCGCATGGACTGCGCGTCGGAACCGGAGCCGGCTTCGGTGAGGCAGAAGGCAGCGATGGTTTCGCCGGTGGCGCACTTAGGAAGCCAGCGCTGCTTTTGATCGTCGGTGCCAAAGAGCGTAATCCCCTTGCAGCCGATGGATTGGTGCGCGCCGAAGTACACGCAAAGCGCCGCGTCGGTGGCGCCGACCTCGGCGAACATTCGGCTAAAGAACATCGCGCTGGCGCCGAAGCCGCCGTAGGCCTCTGGGATCCCGAGTCCCATCAGCCCCAGTTCGGCCATCCCGTGACGAACCTCGTCGGAGAATTTGCCGTCGTGGTCGAGCTTGGCGGAGTCCACGGTATCGGCCGCCCAAGAGCGGAAGGCATCGAGGACAGCGGCGAGATTTTCCTTTTCATCCTTCGCCATCTCAGGAAACGGGAAGATCAGATCTTCACGAATTTCGCCGAGAAAAAGTCCCTTGGTGAACGAAGGGTTGCGATCGGGATCTGCGAGATGGGCGGTCATCGGTCGGTACGGTGCGGGGGAACGAACCGGGCATCCCCGCTGGGATGCCCGTTCGGGGTACTGTGTATGGAATCTAGAACGACTCGCCGCCGGCGTGTGGTTGCCGGTTAGCGTTCGAGCTTGAATCCCGGCTCCAGCGCCGGTCGCTTGGGGACGTTGGCCACGTACCAGCCCGTGAGGTACATCCACTGCGTCATCCGGGTGAGCTTGGCGTAGTCAATGCGCGAGGGCTCGTCCCGGGGCGTGTGGTAGTCCGGGTGCAGGTTGGTGGAGTATTCGATCGCCGGCACGTTGAGTCGCGCGTAGGGGAGGTGATCGCTTCGGAAGTACCACCCTTCGGGGTGCGTCGGGCGATCCCAGATAGAATCCAGTTGGAACTTGCCCGTCTTGGCATTGGCCGCGAGGGCCATCGCGACAAGCTCGCTGGAGTTCAGGTGCGGCGGCTGAATGCCCATGATCGACGCGGAATCTGG is from Gemmatimonadota bacterium and encodes:
- a CDS encoding ABC-F family ATP-binding cassette domain-containing protein yields the protein MPPARGNLSPVTLLSLSEIAIEFGSTTLLRDVTVTVAAGERWGIVGRNGCGKTSLFKIITGKLAPSKGAIARQPGMRISLLDQHRDFGEATTVWDATARAFADLLALELSLAEQAAQLAELGEKATPAMLAKYGHDLETFAHEGGYTFHARVDAVLQGLRFDADDAKTRLLSTLSGGERGRVGLAAQLVAPADLLLLDEPTNHLDLETTLWLQDYLRDLNETVMVISHDRAFLDEVADHVIHLESGTGVTYRGGYSAFVQQRAERRLAQERQADQQRKMVNKEEDYIRRNLAGQNSSQAKGRRKRLARLPRLTPPPGEDGAMTLRLEIHERGGDRALIADHLTVGVEGRTLVLDFTATANRGDVIALVGPNGAGKSTLIKTLLGEREPQGGEAKLGGSVTAAYFRQDLDQLPLDRSLYDVIGDLRPLWTRGAIQNHLGAFTFSGEEVFRSTRTLSGGERARLALAVIVLQRANLIVLDEPTNHLDVESIEAIEDAIDEYDGTVLLVSHDRALLRELATRVWAFDGERLADFGGPFVEWERIQKDAALAERAAAALASDSRKEQEKARAKRNASSQAVEHATRRTNQKAVALAEKEVQRFELTVNNLRDALADPALYDGSSTNAKRAGQLDRELTDALKTLDKALARWADLAGD
- a CDS encoding Rieske (2Fe-2S) protein; this encodes MSDATTGRCSGCGGLDRRTFLSQATLATVAALLADACGTGVWDPVSPQANVVPSSGLSFRLADYPALASVGGMVTVHTATGGPMALVRSATSTFVALSLVCPHQGTTVTVQGSGFFCPNHGAKFSATGVWTGGQATANLTSYPVTYDAAAGTLVIAAPAQTTPATPVANGSQLLVTLANVPALAVVGGIARVDGNSSRPVALVRTAQSSYVALSMRCPHQGATVSIQGGAFNCSRHGARFSSTGQWLSGQRTSNLTQLAAVYDATKGTVTITVTGAGTTSGGERDP
- a CDS encoding Rieske 2Fe-2S domain-containing protein; amino-acid sequence: MTTLKPEHNRESGASCTSCDVGRRMFLRDAATAVALLAVAGTPAAALPVRFIESLGRAGKEVTYPIPAADGVNVDKDNDAFIVRTAGKVFVMAVTCPHQNSALKWLDGDRRFQCPKHKSKYTAEGVFIEGRATRSMDRFAVRKAGTTVVADLDKLYEEDQDGAKWKEAFIPA
- a CDS encoding acyl-CoA dehydrogenase family protein produces the protein MTAHLADPDRNPSFTKGLFLGEIREDLIFPFPEMAKDEKENLAAVLDAFRSWAADTVDSAKLDHDGKFSDEVRHGMAELGLMGLGIPEAYGGFGASAMFFSRMFAEVGATDAALCVYFGAHQSIGCKGITLFGTDDQKQRWLPKCATGETIAAFCLTEAGSGSDAQSMRTTAELSADGTHYLLNGEKIWISNAGYAGLFTVFAKVAVEVDGKIKQRVTAFIVDAHAAGITLGAAEQKMGIKASDTRTISFVNVKVPVEDRIGDVGHGFKIALEILNSGRLGLAAASTRGAQRVLEMALAYAKQREQFGRPIGSFEMLQRKFAIGAADIYASDAGWMLTAAMVDRGGIDFSLETAACKVYGSELVFRASSDAQQIAGGIGYSKDYPYERALRDSRINLIFEGTNEILRALIALSGLQQPGEHLKAIGKAFKDPINSLGAIGSYIGGRVKRQLVKPEFTKMHPMFSEEADMVTTVIHDLALNVEKALIEHGKNIIERQFLQERMANAVIDIYLSTAALARATSAIAAKGEAGAAADIDHTRIFVPMAMRRARRAVRALEKNQDARLSALALAALESGKLSVPLPIEE